A stretch of the Oenococcus sp. UCMA 16435 genome encodes the following:
- a CDS encoding isoprenyl transferase, with the protein MAILKMTKTKNEKKLEVILPEHVAIIMDGNGRWAKRQHKPRIFGHKAGMQNVKTIALAANNLGVKVLTLFAFSTENWGRPQDEVNYLMKLPIDFFNTFVPELIENNIKVEAIGEIDDLPEKTRQAFLRAAKDTKNNTGLILNFAINYGGRTEIVDATKSIVNQALHGDIKIEDIDERLFQSNLLTSVLSDKANPDLIIRTSGEQRISNFLLWQSAYSEFYFSPKLWPDYTAEDLEEALAAYGNRDRRFGKIRES; encoded by the coding sequence ATGGCAATCTTGAAGATGACCAAAACAAAAAATGAAAAAAAATTAGAGGTCATCTTACCTGAACATGTTGCAATAATTATGGATGGAAACGGCCGTTGGGCCAAACGTCAACATAAGCCTCGTATTTTTGGTCATAAGGCAGGTATGCAGAATGTAAAAACCATCGCTCTTGCGGCGAACAACCTCGGAGTCAAAGTTTTGACCCTTTTTGCATTTTCTACCGAAAATTGGGGTCGTCCTCAAGATGAAGTTAATTATTTGATGAAATTGCCAATTGATTTTTTCAATACTTTTGTTCCTGAACTGATTGAAAATAATATTAAGGTTGAAGCAATTGGCGAAATTGACGATTTGCCTGAAAAAACTCGCCAAGCATTTTTAAGAGCTGCCAAGGATACGAAAAACAACACTGGCTTAATTTTGAATTTTGCGATTAATTATGGTGGACGTACAGAAATTGTCGATGCTACTAAATCTATTGTTAATCAAGCTTTACACGGAGACATCAAGATTGAAGATATTGACGAGCGGCTTTTTCAGAGTAATTTATTAACCAGTGTTTTATCGGATAAAGCCAATCCTGATCTTATTATCCGTACTTCTGGAGAACAGAGAATCAGTAATTTTTTGTTGTGGCAGTCGGCTTATTCGGAGTTTTATTTCTCACCAAAACTTTGGCCTGATTATACTGCTGAAGATTTGGAAGAAGCTTTAGCAGCTTATGGTAATCGCGACCGTCGTTTTGGTAAGATAAGAGAATCATGA
- a CDS encoding GIY-YIG nuclease family protein produces the protein MTKISLNSNEKIEEIGGKLKVLQSNQLPKFGIDAFLIATFVDKSKSQRLLLADFGAGTGIIGLLYAVENPGKVFLIENDSQLSQIEEKTVGLNDLTKRVKIINQDINNLDSVFQLNSLDIIVSNPPYFDSENYSKKNLSKKRTHARHEGNFDLAALISQSKKYLKSKGKLYFIYRAERIADFVELLVKNGFGISKLRFIYGKKNSEAKLVLVKAIKQGSNAKISIEKPMVIFNEKNEYTKELRNILHNSKYFFYVIQTADNYLYAGTSDDVNRRFATHQAKKGAKFTRAAIHHPLKLVYHEEFSSKSEALSFEAKFKRFTRIEKERYIGL, from the coding sequence ATGACAAAAATCAGTTTGAATTCTAATGAAAAAATTGAAGAAATAGGTGGAAAACTTAAAGTTCTGCAAAGCAATCAGCTGCCCAAGTTTGGCATTGATGCTTTTTTGATTGCGACTTTTGTTGATAAATCCAAGTCTCAAAGACTTTTACTAGCTGATTTTGGTGCAGGAACCGGAATTATTGGTTTGCTGTACGCTGTTGAAAATCCAGGAAAAGTTTTTTTAATTGAAAACGATTCTCAATTGTCACAAATAGAAGAAAAAACTGTTGGTTTAAATGATTTAACGAAAAGGGTCAAAATAATTAATCAGGATATTAATAATCTAGACAGCGTATTTCAGCTAAATTCCTTAGATATCATCGTATCCAACCCGCCTTATTTTGATTCCGAAAATTATTCTAAAAAAAATCTATCAAAAAAAAGAACACATGCTCGTCATGAAGGTAATTTTGATCTGGCAGCTTTAATTAGTCAAAGCAAAAAATATTTAAAATCAAAAGGAAAATTATATTTTATTTATCGTGCAGAACGAATTGCAGATTTTGTAGAATTGCTAGTTAAAAACGGATTTGGTATTTCCAAACTACGTTTTATTTATGGAAAGAAAAATTCCGAAGCAAAGCTTGTTTTGGTAAAAGCGATTAAGCAAGGAAGCAACGCAAAGATTAGTATCGAAAAACCAATGGTTATCTTCAATGAAAAAAATGAATATACTAAAGAATTACGCAATATTCTTCACAACAGTAAATACTTCTTCTATGTAATCCAGACGGCAGATAATTATTTATATGCGGGGACTTCAGATGATGTTAATCGCCGCTTTGCTACTCACCAGGCTAAAAAAGGGGCTAAATTCACAAGAGCAGCAATTCATCACCCACTTAAACTCGTTTATCATGAAGAATTTTCTAGCAAAAGTGAGGCATTAAGCTTTGAAGCCAAATTTAAACGCTTTACCAGGATCGAGAAGGAGCGTTATATTGGCTTGTAA
- a CDS encoding elongation factor Ts, translating into MAQITAALVKELREKTSAGIMDAKKALVETNGDMEKAIDVLKERGVAKAAKKADRVAAEGMTDVVEEGNTAAIIELNSETDFVASNEKFLDLLHLTAKVILKHKPVDLKSALAIPVDEGTLNDQIVQTSAHTGEKITLRRFNVVEKNDNQTFGIYSHMGGQISVITLLENSDSVTAKDIAMHIAAIAPKYLSREDVPADVAAHEKAIQMKADDLGNKPDNIKEKIVEGRLGKFLDELALLNQPFVKGDGESVAEYLKKQGATIKSFVRYQVGEGIEKQESNLADEVAKQINE; encoded by the coding sequence ATGGCACAAATAACTGCTGCACTAGTTAAAGAATTGCGTGAAAAGACAAGCGCAGGAATAATGGATGCAAAAAAAGCCTTAGTAGAAACTAATGGCGATATGGAAAAGGCAATTGATGTTTTAAAGGAACGCGGTGTTGCTAAAGCTGCTAAAAAAGCTGATCGTGTTGCTGCTGAAGGAATGACTGATGTTGTTGAAGAGGGAAATACTGCTGCAATTATTGAATTGAATTCCGAAACAGACTTTGTTGCCAGCAATGAAAAATTTTTGGATTTACTCCATTTGACAGCAAAAGTAATTCTTAAGCATAAACCGGTTGATTTAAAATCCGCTTTAGCCATACCAGTTGACGAGGGAACTCTAAATGATCAAATCGTTCAAACATCGGCTCATACTGGCGAAAAAATAACTTTACGGCGTTTCAATGTTGTTGAAAAAAATGATAATCAGACATTTGGAATTTACTCGCATATGGGAGGACAAATTTCTGTTATTACTCTTCTTGAGAATAGCGATTCTGTGACCGCTAAAGATATTGCAATGCACATTGCTGCGATAGCGCCAAAATACTTGAGCAGAGAAGATGTTCCAGCAGATGTTGCAGCTCATGAAAAGGCAATTCAAATGAAGGCCGATGATCTTGGCAATAAACCTGATAATATCAAGGAAAAAATTGTCGAGGGTCGTTTAGGAAAGTTTCTCGATGAACTTGCTTTGTTGAACCAGCCATTTGTTAAAGGCGATGGTGAAAGTGTTGCTGAATATTTGAAAAAACAGGGTGCTACTATCAAATCATTTGTCCGTTACCAAGTTGGCGAAGGGATCGAGAAGCAGGAAAGCAATTTAGCTGACGAAGTGGCTAAACAAATCAATGAGTAA
- the rpsB gene encoding 30S ribosomal protein S2, producing the protein MAAISMKELLEAGAHFGHQTRRWDPRMDEYIFTSRNGIHIIDLQKTLRMADDAYNWVKGEAADGANFLFVGTKKQATEAIEEEAKRAGVAYVNHRWLGGTLTNWNTIKTRINKLKELRAAEEDGSFDKLPKKEASQLGKQKAKLEKFLGGIADMEDIPDVMFVVDSKTEEIAVKEARTLNIPVVAMIDTNGNPDLVDVKIPANDDAIRAVKLITSKMADAIIEGRQGQDAGEDSAEKTFADTTNGEGDFEEASNNENREA; encoded by the coding sequence ATGGCTGCAATTTCAATGAAAGAACTTTTAGAGGCCGGCGCTCATTTTGGTCATCAAACTCGTCGCTGGGATCCTCGGATGGATGAATATATATTTACTTCCCGTAATGGTATTCATATTATCGATTTACAAAAAACTTTACGAATGGCAGATGATGCCTATAACTGGGTTAAAGGAGAGGCTGCAGACGGAGCCAATTTCCTATTTGTTGGTACGAAAAAACAAGCCACTGAAGCAATCGAAGAAGAGGCAAAACGTGCTGGAGTTGCTTATGTGAATCATCGCTGGTTGGGTGGTACATTAACAAACTGGAACACAATCAAGACTCGTATTAATAAGTTGAAGGAACTCCGTGCAGCTGAAGAAGATGGCAGTTTTGATAAGCTTCCAAAAAAAGAGGCCTCTCAGCTCGGTAAACAAAAAGCGAAGTTGGAAAAGTTCCTTGGCGGAATTGCAGACATGGAAGACATTCCTGATGTTATGTTCGTTGTTGACTCGAAGACAGAAGAAATAGCTGTTAAAGAGGCTCGCACTTTGAATATTCCGGTTGTTGCAATGATTGACACCAATGGAAATCCCGATTTAGTTGATGTCAAGATTCCTGCAAACGATGATGCAATCCGTGCGGTTAAATTAATTACTTCAAAAATGGCCGATGCTATTATTGAAGGTCGCCAAGGACAGGATGCTGGTGAAGATTCGGCGGAAAAAACTTTTGCCGATACTACCAATGGCGAAGGAGATTTTGAAGAAGCGTCAAATAACGAAAACCGAGAAGCATAA
- a CDS encoding phosphatidate cytidylyltransferase: MKTRVITGIIALIIFIPFVVIGGIPLTLLMSFLGLISVGELLFMKKRLLVSFEALISFLAVIVTILPNIFWVSLPAQMFLNKKSLIYFFILLMLIVTVLSNNKLTFDDAGSLVLGVLYIGFGFHFFLQARANEWLAFVFGLIIVWLTDSFAYIIGRKFGKHKLIPRISPNKTWEGSIGGTLIASLAGVMFALVTNFAPEFNPFELIIVTIFLSIAGQFGDLIESAFKRFYGVKDSGNMLPGHGGILDRFDSMLVVMPLLVLMGLT, translated from the coding sequence ATGAAAACACGAGTAATTACGGGCATCATTGCGTTAATAATTTTTATTCCTTTCGTTGTTATCGGTGGGATTCCCTTGACACTTTTGATGTCATTTTTGGGGCTAATTTCCGTTGGGGAACTATTATTTATGAAAAAACGCTTGCTAGTTAGTTTTGAAGCGTTGATTTCTTTTCTAGCTGTTATTGTTACGATTCTTCCGAATATCTTTTGGGTATCTTTGCCTGCACAAATGTTTTTAAACAAGAAAAGTTTGATTTATTTTTTTATTTTGTTGATGCTCATTGTGACAGTATTGTCAAATAATAAGTTGACTTTTGACGATGCTGGTTCTCTAGTTCTAGGGGTTTTGTACATAGGATTTGGTTTTCATTTTTTTCTTCAGGCTCGTGCCAATGAATGGCTTGCTTTTGTTTTTGGATTAATAATAGTTTGGTTAACAGATAGCTTTGCCTATATTATTGGTCGCAAATTTGGAAAACACAAATTAATTCCCCGAATCAGCCCAAATAAAACTTGGGAAGGATCTATTGGTGGAACTTTGATTGCGAGCCTTGCTGGGGTTATGTTTGCATTAGTTACTAATTTTGCTCCGGAATTTAATCCGTTTGAACTTATTATCGTTACAATATTTTTGTCGATTGCTGGACAGTTTGGCGATTTAATTGAATCTGCTTTTAAACGTTTTTACGGTGTTAAAGATTCCGGAAATATGCTCCCGGGACACGGCGGTATTTTAGATCGTTTTGACTCTATGCTTGTCGTGATGCCGTTGCTGGTCTTAATGGGGTTGACTTAA
- the frr gene encoding ribosome recycling factor, translating into MIDLKEVKERMGKVSKAFQNELINIRAGRANPNILNRIQVEYYGAPTPLNQLASVQVPEARVLLITPYDKASLKAIEQAIFASDLGLTPQNDGSSIRLIIPQLTEDSRKDLVKQVKAEAEKAKVAARNTRHDFMADLKKDNDLSEDSRHKTEDDIQKATDTEIKDIDRIADNKEKELMEI; encoded by the coding sequence ATGATTGATCTAAAAGAAGTCAAAGAAAGAATGGGGAAAGTCAGCAAGGCTTTTCAAAATGAATTAATTAATATTCGTGCAGGGCGCGCCAATCCGAATATTTTAAACAGAATACAAGTTGAATATTATGGGGCCCCAACTCCTCTAAACCAGTTGGCTAGTGTTCAAGTTCCAGAAGCAAGGGTACTTTTAATTACTCCGTATGATAAAGCTTCTTTGAAAGCAATAGAACAAGCTATTTTTGCCAGTGATTTAGGTTTAACTCCTCAAAATGACGGTAGTTCGATTCGTTTAATCATTCCTCAACTCACCGAAGATAGTCGCAAAGATTTAGTTAAACAAGTCAAAGCAGAAGCTGAAAAAGCAAAGGTAGCTGCGCGTAATACAAGACATGACTTTATGGCCGATCTTAAAAAAGATAATGATTTGTCCGAGGATTCACGTCATAAAACAGAAGATGATATTCAAAAAGCGACGGATACTGAAATAAAAGATATTGATAGAATAGCGGATAATAAAGAAAAAGAACTCATGGAGATTTAA
- a CDS encoding UMP kinase, translating into MTEIKFHRVLLKLSGEALAGAGGSGIDLMTVKRVANELAEIKRTYPQVQIAIVNGGGNLWRGEPAAKAGMDRARADYIGMLGTVMNALSLADALEQAGVVTRVLTAIEMRQIAEPYIRGRAIRHLEKGRIVIFGAGTGSPYFSTDTTAALRAAEINADAILMGKNGVDGVYDSDPRKNNEAIKFAELTYDEVLRKDLKVMDSTAGAMAKDTDMPLVVFNLNEAGNIQRAIEGQDIGTVIKGSK; encoded by the coding sequence ATGACTGAGATTAAATTTCATCGTGTTTTATTAAAGTTATCAGGAGAAGCATTGGCCGGCGCCGGCGGAAGTGGCATTGATTTAATGACTGTTAAGCGGGTTGCAAACGAATTAGCTGAAATAAAACGAACCTATCCGCAGGTCCAAATCGCAATTGTTAATGGCGGTGGCAATTTGTGGCGTGGGGAACCAGCAGCAAAAGCTGGAATGGATCGTGCTAGAGCTGATTATATTGGTATGCTCGGAACCGTTATGAATGCTTTGTCACTAGCAGATGCGCTTGAACAAGCTGGTGTCGTTACGCGTGTTTTAACGGCGATTGAAATGCGTCAAATAGCTGAACCATATATCCGTGGTCGCGCGATACGTCATTTGGAAAAGGGACGTATTGTTATATTTGGTGCTGGAACTGGTTCTCCATACTTTTCAACTGATACTACAGCGGCACTTCGCGCTGCTGAAATAAATGCTGATGCTATCCTGATGGGTAAAAATGGTGTTGATGGAGTCTATGATTCTGATCCAAGAAAAAACAACGAAGCAATTAAATTTGCTGAGTTGACGTACGACGAAGTATTGCGCAAAGATTTAAAAGTTATGGATTCAACCGCTGGGGCTATGGCTAAGGATACCGATATGCCGTTAGTTGTTTTCAATCTTAACGAAGCTGGAAATATTCAAAGAGCGATTGAAGGCCAAGATATTGGTACAGTTATTAAGGGGTCAAAATAA